The Candidatus Sericytochromatia bacterium genome contains the following window.
GTCAATCTCGACCACCGACATCCGCTCATGCCAGGTGAGCAGGGTCATGGCCTCGTGCGGGATGATCTCGTACTCGATCGCGCGCGACACCATCGAGGTCACGCTGATGATCAGGTCAACGCCCGCCAGTTTGAAGAGCTCCTCGTTGCGCGGGTCATTGACGCGGGCAAGCGTACGCGGCACGCGGAACAGGTCCTTGGCCATCTTGCAGATGACGTAGTTGTCCTGATCCCGCCCGGCCGCCGCCACCACCACGTCGGCTTGCTCCACCCCGCCCCGCAACAGCAGTTCGGGGTTGGTGGCATCGCCCGCGATCACGGAGACGTCGTCAAACTCGCGGTAAACCGACTCGCAGACGCGGCGATCGCGCTCCAGCAGCGCCACCTCGTGGTTCTGGGCCAGCAGGCCGCGAATCAGGTGCAGACCGATCTTGCCGCCACCGGCAATCACAATTTTCATGACACGCGCTCACCCTTGGCGAGGGCGCGTTCCAGCGCCAGGGTGCCTTCCACCATCGGGCTGATCACCTCGAAGCCGTTGGCCATGTAGAGCGCCGCCATGCGCGGTTCGTCGATGCGCACCACCACCCGCGGAACGCGGAAAATCTGCCGGGCCACATCCGCCGCCATCATGTTGGTGCTTTCGTCACGGGCAACGGCTGCCACTGCCTCGGCGCGCTCGATACCGGCCCGCCTCAACACGGCGCTGTCGATCTCGAGACCCTCGACGGTCTGGCCAGGGAAGGCACGCGGCAAATTGGTGTCGAGATTGCGCCGCTCATGGTCGAGGACGACCACTTCCTTGCCTGCCGCCGCGAGGCGAGCCGCCAGACTGCCGCCCAATCGCCCGCACCCGATAATCAAGATCATGCAATCCTGCTACGTTTCCATCCGGCCGCGTCGGCCGCCCGCCGTTGCACTCTGCTTATTCCCAGGCAGGAACGGGAACAAGCAAGTTTCCTGGATTCCAGCAAAAAGCTCAAGGGGATGGTGCCCCTTTTGATCGGCCTCACGGGCATTCCCTGCTGGTCGGCGCGAGGCTGGGTCAGTGGACCAGCAAGTTGCGGGCGCGCCAACCATACTGAACGCCGGACGCCACCGTCAGCCCCACCGCCACCCAGTAGGTCCACCAGGCCAGCGTGGCCACGGCATCGGCCCGCAGCGCCCGCCCCGAGGGGTCCAGGCTCCAGAGCAGGGCGATGATGGCGATCATCTGCAGAGCCGCCTTCCATTTCCCCAGCCAGCCGGCACTGACAATCACGCCGTGCGAAGCCTCCAGCGCCCGCAGGCCCGTCACCAGGAACTCGCGGAACAGGATCGCCGTCACGCTCCAGGCCGGCACGATGCCGCGAGCCGTCAGGGCCACCAGCACCCCCGACACCAGCAGCTTGTCGACCAGCGGATCCAGCAACTGCCCCAGCGGCGTGACCAGGTCCAGCTTGCGGGCCAGATAGCCGTCGATCCAGTCCGTCAGCGAGGCGATCACGAACAGGCCGAGGGCCCACATTTCCCAGCCCTGCCGCTCCAGCAGCAACAGGCACGGAATCGCCAGCGCCAAACGGGCCAGCGTGATCGTGTTGGGCAGGTTCATACCGGGGTCGCGGTGCGCACGACCTCACCGTGGAGGTCATAAGGCTTGGCCTCGGTGATGCGGACCTGCACGAGATCCCCCGGCTCGACGTGGGGATCGTCGCAGCGAGCAAAGGTGGTGCCGTCGACATCGGGCGCATCACGGAAGGTCCGGCCAATCAGGATGCCGCTCTTGCTCTCGATCGCCTCGACCAGCATGGTCAGCTCCTGGCCCACCAGCTCGTCGTGAATCGACTGCGAGATGCCCTGCTGCAACGCCATCAAGGCCGAGCGCCGCTGGTTGGCCACCTTCTTGGTCACCCGCCCCTTGAGCGGGTAGGCGGTCGTGCCCTCCTCGGGGGAGAACACGAACACGCCGACGTGGTCGAGGCGTTGCGTGCGCACGAACTCCATCAGGTGCGCGAATTCTTCCTCGGTCTCGCCCGGGAAGCCGACGATGAAGCTGGTGCGAAGCACGAGACCCGGCACGCCGGCCCGCATGCGGTCCACCAGGTCAGCCACCGACTCGTTGGTGGGTCGGTGCATGCGACGCAGCACGTCGGGATGGCTGTGCTGCAGGGGAATGTCGAGGTACGGCAACACCTTCGGCAGGTTGCGCATGGCCTCGAACAGCGCGTCGTTGACGTACATGGGATAGGCGTAATGCAGCCGGATCCAGTTCAGGCCCTCGACCTCGTTCAGCGCCGCCAGCAATTCGGGCAGAGCCGCCCGGCCATAGCGGTCCAGGCCATAGCGCGTGCTATCCTGGGCGATCAGCACGACCTCGCGTGTGCCTCCTGCCACCAGCTGGCGCGCCTCCTCGACGATCGTCTCGATCGGACGGGA
Protein-coding sequences here:
- a CDS encoding NAD-binding protein, which produces MILIIGCGRLGGSLAARLAAAGKEVVVLDHERRNLDTNLPRAFPGQTVEGLEIDSAVLRRAGIERAEAVAAVARDESTNMMAADVARQIFRVPRVVVRIDEPRMAALYMANGFEVISPMVEGTLALERALAKGERVS
- the pgsA gene encoding CDP-diacylglycerol--glycerol-3-phosphate 3-phosphatidyltransferase, producing MNLPNTITLARLALAIPCLLLLERQGWEMWALGLFVIASLTDWIDGYLARKLDLVTPLGQLLDPLVDKLLVSGVLVALTARGIVPAWSVTAILFREFLVTGLRALEASHGVIVSAGWLGKWKAALQMIAIIALLWSLDPSGRALRADAVATLAWWTYWVAVGLTVASGVQYGWRARNLLVH
- the rimO gene encoding 30S ribosomal protein S12 methylthiotransferase RimO, which codes for MTAKVGVVNLGCAKNLVDTEIMMGLLGQAGFQLVAESDEADVVLVNTCGFLVSAQQESARQILELSDGGSKKIVMAGCMVQRHREEVLEALPEVSAAIGSGDLKSIVRVVERVLDGERFSEISEKPTYAYDEVLPRLQSGLGPSAYLKISEGCDHRCAFCIIPQLRGGHRSRPIETIVEEARQLVAGGTREVVLIAQDSTRYGLDRYGRAALPELLAALNEVEGLNWIRLHYAYPMYVNDALFEAMRNLPKVLPYLDIPLQHSHPDVLRRMHRPTNESVADLVDRMRAGVPGLVLRTSFIVGFPGETEEEFAHLMEFVRTQRLDHVGVFVFSPEEGTTAYPLKGRVTKKVANQRRSALMALQQGISQSIHDELVGQELTMLVEAIESKSGILIGRTFRDAPDVDGTTFARCDDPHVEPGDLVQVRITEAKPYDLHGEVVRTATPV
- a CDS encoding NAD-binding protein — its product is MKIVIAGGGKIGLHLIRGLLAQNHEVALLERDRRVCESVYREFDDVSVIAGDATNPELLLRGGVEQADVVVAAAGRDQDNYVICKMAKDLFRVPRTLARVNDPRNEELFKLAGVDLIISVTSMVSRAIEYEIIPHEAMTLLTWHERMSVVEIDLPPDAPVVGLALRKLDLPPNSLIAAVWRQGEALIPDGNTVLLAGDEVFAITLKGSEETLRTMLVGED